The genomic interval GATCGAAAAGAGGATCGCCCCTCCCCTCTTCCCTAACCGAACCACCAAGTTCCTCTTCCCCACCCTATTATCCCCTTCATAATCTGGTATCTCGTTTATCATAAGAAGGGCGGTAATGAGGAGGGAAACCGGTAGTGAGGCGTAAAGGGGGGAAACTTTAACCTCCCCGGCAAATAGATAATATGAGCCGAGAACGATGAGAACGCCAAAGACTACCCCCACAGCGAGCTCCCCCAAACCACGCGAAGCCAGCTTGATCGGAGGAGCGGTATAAAAGAAACCTATAAAAGCCCCGCTCACTCCGAGGAGAAAAACCGGGAGCCCACAGGTGAAGGTGAGATACCCTCCCACAATAAGGGCAACGGCGAACGAGGTAAAACTTATCAGGAGCACCTTCTTAGGAGAGATCAACCCCTCCTTTATCAGACTGCTTCCGCCGTAAAGATCGGTCTCTTCCCTCTTTTCCTTGAGGTCAGCACCGCTTAGGTAATCATAGTACTCATTGGCGCTATTTGCTCCGCCGTGAAGGGCGATCAACCCGAGAATAAGAAGCAGGAAACGCCTCGAACTGAAAGGAAACCCCATAAAGAGGGCTACCGCGGTCCCGAGGATGGCAGGAACGATTACCGCGATGAAAAAGGGGGCTCTTAATACCCGAAGGATGAGAAGCATAAAACCCTGCCTCCTATTATTTATACTCAACCATCAGAGATTATATCTCCATCCCCTTTTCTCCTCAACATAGAAGAAAAAGCGGCTCTTTATGTTCAGAAAATACCAGAACCAAACGAGTAAGAAAAAAACCTACCTGTTGACAAATGCTGAAAATGACCAATATAATTAATAAACCGAAAAAAGGCAAGAAGGTGAAGAAATGGATGAGTTATACCTCTTTAGACGGGAATTCCCGGTAATAGCTCGGTGGTACTACTTCAACCACGCAGCGGTATCCCCCCTTCCCACCAGAGCGAGAGAGAGGATGGAGAAGCATCTCGAGGAGGCAAACCTCAATGGCGCGGTCAACTGGAGAAAATGGGAAGAGATGGTGGAGAAAACAAGGGCACTCGCCGCCAAACTGCTGAATGCCTCCTCCTCGGAGATCGCCTTCGTCAAGAACACCTCAGAGGGGCTCAACTTCGTAGCCCAGGGGATAGATTGGGAGGAGGGGGATAATATCGTCGTTCCAAGGATGGAATTTCCCGCCAATCGCTATCCCTGGATGAATCTGGAGGATAAGGGGGTAGAGGTTCGGTTTCTCCCTGGGGAGAGGATCACCGTCGATGACATCGCCCGGGCTATCGACCCCCGGACCAGGCTCGTCGCCATCAGCTTCGTTCAATACCAAAACGGCTTCCGCGCTCCCTTGGCAGAGATATCGAAGCTCTGTCGGGAGAAGGGTATCCTCCTCGCGGTGGACGCCATCCAGGGTTTAGGGGCGCTCAAGCTCGATCTCTCTGAGACACCGATCGATTTCCTCTCCGCCGATGCCCATAAGTGGCTGCTCGGTCCCGAGGGAATCGGGATATTCTACTGTGCAAAAAGAGCCCTCGATAAGATCAAGGTCCGCTTAGTGGGTTGGATGAGTGTGGAGGACTATTTCAACTTCTCCTCCTTCGAGATGAAACTTCACAATAACGCCCGACGATTCGAATGCGGAACCCCAAACCGGGTGGGGATCGCTGGCCTTTCCGCTTCGCTCGAGATCCTCCTCGAAGCGGGGATAGAGAGGATAGAGAAAAAGATAATAAGGCTCACCGATTGGCTGGTAGCAGAGCTTATGGAGCGAGGCTACCAGGTGGTAAGCCCCCGGGGCGAGGGGGAGAAGTCGGGCATCGTCTCCTTCAAAAGCCCAAAGCATAGGAGCGAGGAGATAGTCTCACTTCTCTTCGAGCACAAGGTGGTGGTTTCAGGAAGGGGCGGAGTAGTTAGGGTTTCCCCTCACTTCTACAATACGGAAAACGACCTTTCTGAACTGCTCAATAACCTACCGAGGCTCTAAGGGGAAAGCGCCATCCTCACCGCCAGCTCGGCGATCACCTCCTTGGGATCGACGAGTAGAACGGGAAGATCCTGAGGCTCGAGGGCTAACGGTACCTCGGTACAGCCCATTATTATAACCTCACTGCCTAAGGCGATGAGCTTCCTTCCTGCCTCGATAAGTAACTTCTTTGCTGGAGGGATATCACCGCTCTTCTTCACATATTGGTATATCGCCCGCATCACCAGCTCCTCCTGGGAGCGTTCGTTCGGGGTGAGGATCTCGATCCCCTTCTCCTCAAAAACGCGGTGATACACTTTGGCTCTTATCGTCCCGGTGGTGGCGAGAAGACCTACCCTCTTTATACCCGGCTTCTCCCTAAGGATGTAATCCCTCGTCTCGATGATCATATTGACGATGGGGATCGCCACCTCTTTTTCCACCTCGGGGAGGAAATGATGGGCGGTATTACAGGGGATAAGGATGAAATCAGCCCCTGCTCGCTCAAGGAGCCTTGCCCCTTCGATGAGATAGGGGACAGGGCTTTCCCCTTCTCCGACTATCGCCTCGGTCCTATCCGGTACCTGAGGATAACTGAAGATTATAGTGGGGATGTGTTCCTGATCGCGGGTGGCAGGGGTCTTGTTGATGATCGCCTGATAGAGGTCGATGGTCGCCTGCGGTCCCATCCCCCCGAGTATGCCGATCACCTTGAACCGCTTCTTCATCTATCGAGCACCGAGCGAAAGTACTTTATCGTCTCCTTAAGCCCCTTCTCCAAGGGGACCTTCGGTTCCCAGCCGAGCTCCTTTCTGGCGGTGGAGATATCCGGCTGACGGACCTTGGGATCGTCCTGAGGTAAGGGAAGGAAGCGGATCTTGCTCTTCGTCTTCGTCAACTTGATGATCACCTTGGCGAGATCGAGGATACTCATCTCATTGGGATTTCCCAAGTTCACCGGCAGATTGTAATCGGAAAACATCAACCGATAGATGCCCTCCACCATATCAGAGATATAGCAGAAACTACGGGTCTGACTTCCATCACCGAACACGGTGATCTCCTCCCCTTTGAGTGCCTGGGTGATGAAATTTGGTATCGCCCGTCCATCGTGGGTCCTCATCCTGGGACCATAGGTATTGAAGATGCGGGCGATCTTGGTATCTATCTTGTGCACTCGATGATAAGCCATAGTAAGGGCTTCAGCGAACCTCTTTGCCTCATCGTAAACGCCTCGAGGTCCAATTGGGTTGACATTTCCCCAGTAGCTCTCCGGCTGGGGATGGACCAGTGGGTCCCCATACACCTCGGAGGTGGAGGCAAGGAGGAAAACCGCTCTCTTCTTCTTGGCAAGCCCCAAGGTGTTGTGGGTGCCCAATGACCCAACCTTAAGGGTTTGAATGGGAAGCTCCAGGTAATCGAGGGGGGAGGCGGGAGAAGCGAAGTGGAGGATGTAATGGATATCCTCCTCGATCCTTATCTCTTTGGTCACATCATGCTTTATAAAAAGGAAGTTCTCCTTCCCTTCAAGATGAGAGATGTTATCGAGTGAGCCGGTAATAAGATTGTCCATACAGATGACCCGATACCCCTTCTTAAGGAGAAACTCGGCGAGATGGGACCCAAGAAATCCCGCTCCCCCGGTTATAAGAACAGTTTTACCTTCCATCGCTTTCTTCCTCAAAGTCAATAAGCATTCCTCTGACGGAAAAGGTGTAAAAAGGTCAACCAGATGATCTTCAGGTCGAAGGTGAGCGACCAGTTCTCAATGTAATAGATATCATGCTCTATCCTCTTCTTAAGGGAAGTATTCCCTCGCCACCCATTCACCTGAGCCCAACCGGTTATCCCCGACTTAACCTTGTGCCGCAACATATATTGCGGTATTCTTTCCTTGAAATCAGTGACGAACTCGGGCCTTTCCGGTCGTGGTCCCACCACGCTCATATCTCCCTTCAGGACATTGTAGAATTGGGGAAGCTCATCGAGGCTATATCTCCGTAAGAACCGCCCCACCCGGGTACATCGAGGATCGTTCTCCTTCGCCCAAACAGGACCGGTCTCTCGCTCCGCATCCTTATACATCGAACGGAATTTATACAGGGTAAATACCCTCCCGTCAAGTCCCATCCGCTTCTGCTTGTAGAACACTGGACCCTCGGAATCGATCTTTATGGCGATGGCAATTAGGGGAAGAAGAACCAGCATAATAATAAGCCCAAAGATGGCGATCACGATATCCATCGCCCGTTTGATAAGGCTTTTCCATCCTCCGAGGGGAATGGAACAGAGGTTTATTACTGGAAGCCCTCCTAACTCCTCCATCTCCGCCTTTAAGGCAATAAACTCCAAGAGATCGGGGATGAGATAGACATCGATCCCTTCCTTGTATGCTTCCTTTATCAGAGTAAGTGTCTTCTCATGGGCTCGAAGGGGCAAAGCCACATAAAGCTTATCTATCTGGTGCTTTTTGACCAACTGGGAAAATTTAGCCAACTCTCCCAAAACCGGGATATTGTGATAGGAAGTAGCTTGTTTCTTCGGATCATCATCGAGGAACCCGATCACTTTCAACCCAAGTTCATCGTGGACGAGTATCCTGTCCGCAAGGGCTCTACCCAAATCACCAGCACCGGCGATAACCACCCGCTGGAGGTAAAGCCCCTTACGCCAAGCTTCCTCCAAATGACGACGGACCGCTCGACGGAAGAGATAAAGGAAGGAAATATCGAGCACCAAGAATATCGCCAAGACGAGCTGTGATATCTCATAGCGAGGAGCAACCTCGGGCTGGTACTGGTAATAAATACGATAATAAAGGAGCAAGCCAAGCATAATCACCACTGAGGCGATCACTCCAATAGCGATGCCGAAAATATCAGCTATCTTGGTCCTCTCCCTTCGAGGTTTATAAAGCCCCTGATAGAAGAATATCAGAGGTAAAATGATCGAGATCAAAGGTAGGAATCTGAGATACTGCGAGAAGGGAGGAACTCCCTTCCATACTGGAAACAGACGAAAACGGATAAAATAAGAGGCGATAAAAGCAAAATTTGTGATCAAAAGATCGCCGGCCAATAACCCAATCTTTATCCAGGAAGGCTGGCGCCGCATTATTTCTCCCCTTCCTTTAAATGACGCTCCCACCCCTCTTTGATGAAAGTAGAAATCCCCTCCTTAAACCTCTCAGGAGAGAAACGGAGAGCGTTCTTCCTTATAACTTCTTTATTAAATCCTAACCGCTGAAATTTGTCAACTGCAGACACCATAGCGGGAACACTCTGCTCAGGGAAAAGGACGCCCGTTTCCTCGGGGATCACTGTCTCGAGTACCCCACCCTTTCCATAAGCAATCACTGGACGACCACAGGCTTGTGCCTCGAGGGGAGCAATGCCGAAATCCTCCTCCGCGGGGAAGATGAGTGCCCGACATCCCCGGTAAAGCTCCCTCAGCTTCTCATCGGACACCCTGCCCAAGAAGCGGATGTTCTCCTTAGCCATCTTTCTAAGACGACGGGATTCCGGTCCCTCACCCACTATAAGAAGTGGAAGACCAAGTTGATTGAAGGTGGCGACCGCTAAGTCAACCCGCTTATAGGGGACAAGGGCGGAGACAAGAAGGAAATAACCACCATCCTCCCCCCCAGGGGTAAAAAAATCGGTATCGACCGGGGGATGGATCACCTCTGCCTCCCTGCGGTAGTATTTCCTTATTCTCCTTTTGACATTCTTCGAAGAGGCGACAAACAGATCCACCCGCCTGCTCGAGGCGACATCCCAAGTCCTCAAGTAGTTCATAAACAGAGGAACGATCTTCCGGGAGAAAAAACCAAGTCTATCCTCTCCGAAATAGTGATGGTACTGGTCCCAGGCATACCTCATTGGAGTAAGGCAGTAGCAGATATGAAGGGAGGAAGGGGGAGAGATAATCCCCTTGGCTACGCAGTGGCTGATACTTATTATTAGATCGTACCCCCTGAGATCGAAGAGCTCCACCGCCGCCGGAAAAAGGGGGAGATAATGGCGGTAGATCCTTGAGGAAAAAGGGAGACGATCTATGAACGAGGTCTCTATCTCCATCCCCTCGATCCTCGGGGTGAGCCTACCCGCGATATAAAGCAAGGTGAAAATCTTGGCATCGGGAAAGAGTTCACAGAAAACCTCGAGCACCCGCTCCCCACCCCGCATTCCGGTGAGCCAATCGTGAATGAGTGCTACCTTCAAACCGAATAATCCCTCCGTTCCCTCCAAACGATCGCAATACCATCATCGATGATAACATAGCGGGAAAACTAACTCAACCGAAAGGAAAGAACTCAATTGCTCCATTAGGGAATAACTGATATAATCGGCTCTCGAGGAAGGGAGAAGAAGATGAGAAGGATAAAACGAGCAATCATAAGCGTAGCCAACAAAAACGAAATCATCGAGTTTGCTAAAGGGCTCTCAAACCTCGGGATAGAGTTGATTGCCACCGGCGGAACCGCAAAGCTCCTAAAGGATGCCGGTATTTCCCTTACCGAGGTTTCTAAGATAACCTCCTTCCCTGAGATCCTCGGTGGTAGGGTAAAAACGCTTCATCCGAGGATATTCGGAGGAATACTGGCAAAAAGGAGTGAAGACTCCCACCTTGCTGAGCTCGAAAAGGAGGGAATAGCTGAAATCGATATGATCGTGGTCAACCTCTATCCTTTTGCCGAGGTAGCGAAAAAGAGAGAAGCCACCTTAGAGGAACTCTTGGAGAATATCGATATCGGTGGGGTAAGCTTGATCCGGGCAGGCGCAAAGAACTTTGAGGATGTGGTGGTGATAGTCGATCCCGGGGATTATCAGCCGATCCTCGAAACGCTGAAGAAGGAGGATGGATTTATCGATATAGAAACGAGGCTCAAACTGGCTCAGAAGGCGTTCAACTACACCGCTGACTACGATGCCCTGATCGCGGAAACGATGGAACGGATCAAGATTGAGGAGGGGAAGGTTAAACTTGGTGAAAAGCCATCCTTCCCCCACACCTTGAGGCTAAGCCTCAGCCTCAAGCAAAGCCTCCGCTACGGGGAGAACCCGCACCAGCGAGCTGCCTTATACATCGAGCGAGGAGAAACACCTCCCTACTCGGTGGTAAAGGCGGAGAAACTCCAGGGGAAGGAGCTATCGTACAACAACCTGGCCGATTTCGAGGCGGCACTCCTCCTCGCCCGGGAGTTCACCGAGCCGGTGGCGGTTATCATCAAACATACCAACCCCTGTGGTGTCGCCATCGGTGATGATATCCTCACCGCTTACCGGAGGGCACGGGAGTGCGATCCGGTCTCTGCCTTCGGGAGCATCATCGCCTTCAACCGGAAGGTCGACGAGAAACTCGCGGTTGAGATCACCTCCACCTTCGTTGAGGGGGTGATCGCTCCAGAAATAACCGAGGAGGCGCGAGCCATCTTCAGCAAGAAGAAAAACCTCCGGCTCCTCAGATTACCAATGGATGACCTCGATCTGAAGGGAGATAAGGACTACAAAAGGCTCGTCGGAGGACTTCTGGTTCAGGACCGGGATGAGCTCACCTGGGACGAGGAGAAGCTCCAAGTGGTGACCAAGAGGAAACCGACCGAGAAGGAGATGAAAGCCCTCTATTTCGCCTGGCGGGTGGTAAAGCACATAAAGTCGAACGCCATCGTCTTCGCCAACGAGAAGCAGACAGTGGGAATAGGTGCAGGGCAGATGAGCCGGGTGGATTCGGTAAAGCTGGCAGCGGAAAAAGCTCGGCTTCCCCTTGAAGGCACGGTCCTCGCCTCCGATGCCTTCTTTCCTTTCAGGGACGGGGTGGATGCCGCCCATCAGGCTGGAGCAACCGCTATAGTCCAACCCGGGGGGTCAATAAGGGACGAGGAGGTCATTGCCGCTGCCGATGAGCATGGGATGGCGATGGTGCTTACCGGGATTCGCCACTTCCGCCATTAGCGCTCTCTCAGATATCAGAAGAACATCGTCGAAGTGAAAACTAAGGAAGGGGAAACTATCTAATTAAAAGCTCTACCCTGGTGGAGGCGAGCTTATCCGGTATTCCCCGAGCTTCAGGATCGGATAGAGTAAAAAGATGGCCAAGAAGGAGGGGAAGCGAGGAGATTAGCCCGCCAAACCAGCGAAGAAAGGCACGGAAGAAGCTCACCCGGTCATAGTCTTCGGACACAACCCTGATTCCAGCTATCATCCTTCCAATGGTCTGGCCCGAGGCAGAGACAAAGAACACCGAATAGACCATATTAATAAGGAGATAAAGGGCAGAAAGAGGTAGGGGCAACTTAGTAAAGAGTTCCAGGGGAGGAACGGAGGTAAGCCTCACCACCCCATAGAAGGCACCCGCAAATAAAGAAGAGCTGATGATGAAATCGATGATGGAGGCAACTATCTTCCCCCGAATTATGAGATCGCGTTCTCCTTCGGCCACCTCCTCAGGAAGGGGAGCGGAGGCGAATGATTCGTCAACTTCTTCCCCTACCTTCTCCATCTCCCCTATTGGCTGGTAGGTATCTAATGGACGATAGTCATCCTTTGGGGAGGGCTTCGGCTTAACCTCTTGAGTTATAGTAGCTTCTAAGAAAGAAGGAAGTTCACCTTCTTTCCCCTCCGCCTTTGGCTCCTCTTTTTTTTCTTCCTGTTTGTCCTCAAAGGAAAGTGGAGGAAGGGGAGGAAGTATTTCTTCCTTCTTCGTCTCCTCCTTTTCCTTCTTCTCCTTAATTTCCTCAGAAGGCGTAGAGGCTATCTTGGCCGCTTCCTCCTTTGCCCGTTTGATCTTGAACTCCTGCCACTCAGGACCAAGGGTCTTTTCAAACTCGCGCTTCCTCCTTATCTCCTCTACCCTTCGCCGTAGTTCCTCTCGCCAATCGCTCTCCTTAGCCCCGGTGGGCATCCCCTTCTCCTTCATCTTCTCTTCAATGGGATAGACAGAGCCTTTCGTCTCCCCGCCACCCTCCCCTGCCGGAGTATCGGTGGGGTTAAGCTCCATCATCATCCCGCATTTCTTGCAGAGGACCTGCCCCTCTTCATTCTCCGTACCACAATAGGGGCACCTCATTGTCGTTATCCTCCTCCCTTTATGGCTGTTTTTTATTTTAACAGGGGGCGAAGCGATGTTCAACCAAAATATTATGGTCGTAGAAGGTAGGGTATGCTATAATAAAAATAGCTTCAATCCAACAAAGAAGGAGAAAAAAATGATTAAAAAGAAGGGTATAACACTCCTTCTCGTCGCTATGTGTCTCCTTCTTCTTTTCTCCTCCATCGGCTGTAAGAAAAGAAAGGTAGAAAAAGAGTTCAACTCCATCGTTAAAGGCTTTTTCGAGGAGTACTTCAAGCTACATCCATCATTTGCAACCTGGTGTGGGGTCCATAAATATGACGCTGAGCTCGAGGACATCTCTCCCGAAAGCATCAAGAAAGAAATAGCCTGGCTCGAAGAGGTAAAGAAGAAGCTTGAAGGGTTAGACAAAGACAACCTTTCCCTCGAAAGTAGGATCGACTACGAGATATTAAAGGATCAGGTGGAGGGAAGGCTTTTCTCCCTGAAAGAACTGAGAGAAGCAACCTGGAACCCCCTTACCTACACCGGGCTTGTCGGCAATTCATTGATGGAGCTCATAAGCCGTGATTTCGCTCCGCTCGATGAACGGCTGATAAATGCCGCCTCCCGAATAAAAAAACTCCCCTTGTTTCTCGAGCATGCAAAGAGCACCCTGACCACCGCCCCTAAGGTGCACACCGAGGTGGCGATAAAACAAAACCAAGGAAATCTTGAATTGGTGACCACGGTCATCCCCGAGCTCGCCAAGAAGGCATCGCCAGATGTCCAGAAGAAAGTAAACGACGCCTCCCGGATGGCAAGGCACGCCATCATCTCCTTTGGAAAGTACTTAGAGGAAAACCTTCTAAAGAAGGCGGATAAGGACTTTAGATTAGGAGAACCCCTTTATCGGAAAAAACTCCGTTACACCCTGGGCGAAGATGTCGACCCTGATGCCCTCCTCTCCTCTGCCAAACACGAGGTGGCGAAGGTTCAGGAGGAGATGTTCGATATCGCCCTGCCCCTTTACAAGGGATATTTCCCGGAGAAGAAGCTCCCCGAGAAGATCAGCCCAAAGGTCAAAAAAGAGGTCATCCGGGCGGTCCTTGCCCAGATCGCAAAGAACCATCCTAAAAAGGAGGAATTAATAGCCAAAGTAAGGGAGTTCGCCACCGGTATTGAGGCATTCATAAAGGAGAAGGACCTCATCACCCTCGATCCCAACCAGCCCCTTATAATCAGGGCAACACCGAAATTTATGCGGGGGGTGGCGATTGCCGGGATGGAAAGCAGCGGACCATTAGAAAAAGCAAAGGTCGCCTCCTTCTTCGATGTCCAACCGATACCCGATGATTGGACAAAAGAACAGGTGGAATCCTACCTCAGAGAGTACAACAACTACGCTCTTCGGGAGCTCATCATCCACGAGGCGCTTCCAGGACACTTCGTCCAGGGCTACTATAACAAACGATGCCCCTCAATGGTGCGGAAGGTTCTCGGCAACGGGGCGATGATCGAGGGATGGGCGGTCTATGCTGAACGGATGATGATAGAAAACGGATATATGGCGAATGATCCCCGGATGCACCTCATCCAGCTCAAATGGTATCTCCGGACGATCGTCAACTCAATAATCGATCAGGGCGTTCACCTTCGGGGGATGAGCAAGGAGGAAGCTATCCGCTATATGGTGGATGAGGCGTTTCAGGAAAAGGCAGAAGCAGAGGGCAAATGGGTTCGTGCCTCCCTTACCTCGGCTCAGCTCTCCACCTATTTCTATGGAGTAAAGGAGGTGCTAAAGCTGAGGGAGGAGTATAAAAAGAAGGTCGGGGTTTCCTTCAAGGTAAAGGAGTTTAATGAAAGGCTCATCTCCTATGGCTCACCGCCGATGAAATACCTTCGAAAGTTCCTCCTCTCTGAAGGGAAGTAGTCTTAGGGGAGGTTCGGCTTAATCCGTTT from Acidobacteriota bacterium carries:
- a CDS encoding prenyltransferase, which translates into the protein MLLILRVLRAPFFIAVIVPAILGTAVALFMGFPFSSRRFLLLILGLIALHGGANSANEYYDYLSGADLKEKREETDLYGGSSLIKEGLISPKKVLLISFTSFAVALIVGGYLTFTCGLPVFLLGVSGAFIGFFYTAPPIKLASRGLGELAVGVVFGVLIVLGSYYLFAGEVKVSPLYASLPVSLLITALLMINEIPDYEGDNRVGKRNLVVRLGKRGGAILFSILIAFAFFLIILFHFLGLFPKKTLLALIPLPLAFFVVRHTLLNYEDGERLLPANRGMMLLYLSVGLLYAVGFLLSKGVR
- a CDS encoding aminotransferase class V-fold PLP-dependent enzyme, which gives rise to MDELYLFRREFPVIARWYYFNHAAVSPLPTRARERMEKHLEEANLNGAVNWRKWEEMVEKTRALAAKLLNASSSEIAFVKNTSEGLNFVAQGIDWEEGDNIVVPRMEFPANRYPWMNLEDKGVEVRFLPGERITVDDIARAIDPRTRLVAISFVQYQNGFRAPLAEISKLCREKGILLAVDAIQGLGALKLDLSETPIDFLSADAHKWLLGPEGIGIFYCAKRALDKIKVRLVGWMSVEDYFNFSSFEMKLHNNARRFECGTPNRVGIAGLSASLEILLEAGIERIEKKIIRLTDWLVAELMERGYQVVSPRGEGEKSGIVSFKSPKHRSEEIVSLLFEHKVVVSGRGGVVRVSPHFYNTENDLSELLNNLPRL
- a CDS encoding amino acid racemase — protein: MKKRFKVIGILGGMGPQATIDLYQAIINKTPATRDQEHIPTIIFSYPQVPDRTEAIVGEGESPVPYLIEGARLLERAGADFILIPCNTAHHFLPEVEKEVAIPIVNMIIETRDYILREKPGIKRVGLLATTGTIRAKVYHRVFEEKGIEILTPNERSQEELVMRAIYQYVKKSGDIPPAKKLLIEAGRKLIALGSEVIIMGCTEVPLALEPQDLPVLLVDPKEVIAELAVRMALSP
- a CDS encoding SDR family oxidoreductase; the encoded protein is MEGKTVLITGGAGFLGSHLAEFLLKKGYRVICMDNLITGSLDNISHLEGKENFLFIKHDVTKEIRIEEDIHYILHFASPASPLDYLELPIQTLKVGSLGTHNTLGLAKKKRAVFLLASTSEVYGDPLVHPQPESYWGNVNPIGPRGVYDEAKRFAEALTMAYHRVHKIDTKIARIFNTYGPRMRTHDGRAIPNFITQALKGEEITVFGDGSQTRSFCYISDMVEGIYRLMFSDYNLPVNLGNPNEMSILDLAKVIIKLTKTKSKIRFLPLPQDDPKVRQPDISTARKELGWEPKVPLEKGLKETIKYFRSVLDR
- a CDS encoding undecaprenyl-phosphate glucose phosphotransferase — its product is MRRQPSWIKIGLLAGDLLITNFAFIASYFIRFRLFPVWKGVPPFSQYLRFLPLISIILPLIFFYQGLYKPRRERTKIADIFGIAIGVIASVVIMLGLLLYYRIYYQYQPEVAPRYEISQLVLAIFLVLDISFLYLFRRAVRRHLEEAWRKGLYLQRVVIAGAGDLGRALADRILVHDELGLKVIGFLDDDPKKQATSYHNIPVLGELAKFSQLVKKHQIDKLYVALPLRAHEKTLTLIKEAYKEGIDVYLIPDLLEFIALKAEMEELGGLPVINLCSIPLGGWKSLIKRAMDIVIAIFGLIIMLVLLPLIAIAIKIDSEGPVFYKQKRMGLDGRVFTLYKFRSMYKDAERETGPVWAKENDPRCTRVGRFLRRYSLDELPQFYNVLKGDMSVVGPRPERPEFVTDFKERIPQYMLRHKVKSGITGWAQVNGWRGNTSLKKRIEHDIYYIENWSLTFDLKIIWLTFLHLFRQRNAY
- a CDS encoding glycosyltransferase — its product is MKVALIHDWLTGMRGGERVLEVFCELFPDAKIFTLLYIAGRLTPRIEGMEIETSFIDRLPFSSRIYRHYLPLFPAAVELFDLRGYDLIISISHCVAKGIISPPSSLHICYCLTPMRYAWDQYHHYFGEDRLGFFSRKIVPLFMNYLRTWDVASSRRVDLFVASSKNVKRRIRKYYRREAEVIHPPVDTDFFTPGGEDGGYFLLVSALVPYKRVDLAVATFNQLGLPLLIVGEGPESRRLRKMAKENIRFLGRVSDEKLRELYRGCRALIFPAEEDFGIAPLEAQACGRPVIAYGKGGVLETVIPEETGVLFPEQSVPAMVSAVDKFQRLGFNKEVIRKNALRFSPERFKEGISTFIKEGWERHLKEGEK
- the purH gene encoding bifunctional phosphoribosylaminoimidazolecarboxamide formyltransferase/IMP cyclohydrolase, giving the protein MRRIKRAIISVANKNEIIEFAKGLSNLGIELIATGGTAKLLKDAGISLTEVSKITSFPEILGGRVKTLHPRIFGGILAKRSEDSHLAELEKEGIAEIDMIVVNLYPFAEVAKKREATLEELLENIDIGGVSLIRAGAKNFEDVVVIVDPGDYQPILETLKKEDGFIDIETRLKLAQKAFNYTADYDALIAETMERIKIEEGKVKLGEKPSFPHTLRLSLSLKQSLRYGENPHQRAALYIERGETPPYSVVKAEKLQGKELSYNNLADFEAALLLAREFTEPVAVIIKHTNPCGVAIGDDILTAYRRARECDPVSAFGSIIAFNRKVDEKLAVEITSTFVEGVIAPEITEEARAIFSKKKNLRLLRLPMDDLDLKGDKDYKRLVGGLLVQDRDELTWDEEKLQVVTKRKPTEKEMKALYFAWRVVKHIKSNAIVFANEKQTVGIGAGQMSRVDSVKLAAEKARLPLEGTVLASDAFFPFRDGVDAAHQAGATAIVQPGGSIRDEEVIAAADEHGMAMVLTGIRHFRH
- a CDS encoding RDD family protein, encoding MRCPYCGTENEEGQVLCKKCGMMMELNPTDTPAGEGGGETKGSVYPIEEKMKEKGMPTGAKESDWREELRRRVEEIRRKREFEKTLGPEWQEFKIKRAKEEAAKIASTPSEEIKEKKEKEETKKEEILPPLPPLSFEDKQEEKKEEPKAEGKEGELPSFLEATITQEVKPKPSPKDDYRPLDTYQPIGEMEKVGEEVDESFASAPLPEEVAEGERDLIIRGKIVASIIDFIISSSLFAGAFYGVVRLTSVPPLELFTKLPLPLSALYLLINMVYSVFFVSASGQTIGRMIAGIRVVSEDYDRVSFFRAFLRWFGGLISSLPLLLGHLFTLSDPEARGIPDKLASTRVELLIR
- a CDS encoding DUF885 domain-containing protein; translation: MIKKKGITLLLVAMCLLLLFSSIGCKKRKVEKEFNSIVKGFFEEYFKLHPSFATWCGVHKYDAELEDISPESIKKEIAWLEEVKKKLEGLDKDNLSLESRIDYEILKDQVEGRLFSLKELREATWNPLTYTGLVGNSLMELISRDFAPLDERLINAASRIKKLPLFLEHAKSTLTTAPKVHTEVAIKQNQGNLELVTTVIPELAKKASPDVQKKVNDASRMARHAIISFGKYLEENLLKKADKDFRLGEPLYRKKLRYTLGEDVDPDALLSSAKHEVAKVQEEMFDIALPLYKGYFPEKKLPEKISPKVKKEVIRAVLAQIAKNHPKKEELIAKVREFATGIEAFIKEKDLITLDPNQPLIIRATPKFMRGVAIAGMESSGPLEKAKVASFFDVQPIPDDWTKEQVESYLREYNNYALRELIIHEALPGHFVQGYYNKRCPSMVRKVLGNGAMIEGWAVYAERMMIENGYMANDPRMHLIQLKWYLRTIVNSIIDQGVHLRGMSKEEAIRYMVDEAFQEKAEAEGKWVRASLTSAQLSTYFYGVKEVLKLREEYKKKVGVSFKVKEFNERLISYGSPPMKYLRKFLLSEGK